A window of the Emys orbicularis isolate rEmyOrb1 chromosome 1, rEmyOrb1.hap1, whole genome shotgun sequence genome harbors these coding sequences:
- the SSBP1 gene encoding single-stranded DNA-binding protein, mitochondrial: MLRRPIIQVLRQFIRHESDSASSLILERSLNRIQLLGRVGQDPVMRQVEGKNPVTIFSLATNEMWRSGESEVFQAGDITQKTTWHRVSVFRPGLRDVAYQYVKKGARIYVEGKIDYGEYTDKNNVRRQATTIIADNIIFLSDHIKEKV, from the exons ATGTTGCGCAGGCCAATAATACAG GTGCTTCGTCAGTTTATAAGACACGAGTCTGATTCAGCCAGCTCCTTGATACTTGAAAGAT CCCTGAATCGTATCCAGTTACTCGGTCGAGTAGGACAGGACCCTGTTATGAGGCAAGTGGAGGGAAAAAATCCTGTTACAATTTTTTCTCTTGCAACAAATGAGATGTGGCGATCAGGGGAAAGTGAGGTGTTCCAGGCAG GTGATATCACCCAAAAGACAACATGGCACAGGGTCTCTGTGTTTAGGCCAGGCCTGAGAGATGTGGCATATCAGTATGTGAAGAAGGG TGCTCGAATCTATGTGGAAGGGAAGATAGACTACGGTGAATATACAGATAAAAACAATGTGAGGCGGCAGGCCACAACAATCATAGCAG ATAACATTATTTTTCTGAGCGACCATATCAAAGAGAAGGTGTGA